A segment of the Synechococcus sp. CBW1002 genome:
AAGGTGAGAGCATCCACCTTTTCGGTTGGAATGCCGAGGCAATCACTCATCGGCCGGTTCTGGGTCACGGCGCGGATCCGCAGACCCCAGACACTCTTCTGAAGAAACCAGGTGACACCGATCAGGGCCACGGCCGTGAGGGCCAGGATGAATAAGCGGGCGGTGGGCATGGTGACACCGCCGAAATCAAGGGAATCACGCAGCCAAAGTGGTGCCGTCACGTCGAGGTTGCGGGCGCTGAACCAGGGCTGATCCAGCTGGCGCACTTCCCCCAGCGCTGAGGCCAGCGCGATGCCAACGCCGCCGGCAATCAGCCAGCTGCCGGTTCCGAGCAGGGGAGTCCAGCGCTGCTTCCACCACACGGCCGGGGTGATCCGGGGAGCCAGCAGACCCAGGGCCACGGTCAGCAGCAGGCCCAGGAAGAAGGCGCTGGAGACCGAACGGACAAATTGCTGCAGGATCAGGCTCACCCCCCAGGTGGCCAGCAGGGTCTCGAGGGGCCGGCCGTAGAGGCGGCGGATCACCGTCTTCTCGAGCAACAGGCCCGCCAGACCACTCACCAGAAACGCCACGGGAATGGCGATCAGGATGTAGATCGGGAACAGCGCTTCGAGGGGACCATTCTTGCAAAGGTTCTGCACCACGAAGGTGCTGTAAGCGCCAAGCATCATCAACTCGCCATGGGCCATGTTGATGACGCCCATCAGACCGAAGACCACCGCCAGCCCGAGGGCGGCGAGCACAAGCACCGAGCCGATTGCCAGGCCGTTGAAGAGAGTGTCGTAGAGAAGTGTCATCGCCGGGTACAAAAAGAGGGGGAGCGCACTCCCCCTCGTGAAAGCAGCAACCGCGACGGAGTCCGGTGGCCGAATCCCGAACGAGGGATCCAGGCTTGCCGCCCGGATCCAGCTCGATCACATCTTGAACTTGCCGGGGTTCTCCACGTCGGTGCGGGTCCAGTCGCAGGTGTAGCCCTTGGTTTCCGGCACGAACTGGTTCCAGGCCACGGGCTTGACGAAACCCTTGTCCTCGAGGATCTTGAACATGCCGTCTTTCTGGACTTCACCGATCAGCACGCGCTTCTCGGTGTGGTGGTTGGGCTGCACCGTCACCGTTCCCTGAGGAGCATCAAAGCTGACGCCGATCAAGGCCTTACGGACTTCCTTGTTATCGACCGTGCCGGCCTTCTCGGCAGCCTTGGCCCAGAGGTAGACCATCATGTA
Coding sequences within it:
- a CDS encoding urea ABC transporter permease subunit UrtB produces the protein MTLLYDTLFNGLAIGSVLVLAALGLAVVFGLMGVINMAHGELMMLGAYSTFVVQNLCKNGPLEALFPIYILIAIPVAFLVSGLAGLLLEKTVIRRLYGRPLETLLATWGVSLILQQFVRSVSSAFFLGLLLTVALGLLAPRITPAVWWKQRWTPLLGTGSWLIAGGVGIALASALGEVRQLDQPWFSARNLDVTAPLWLRDSLDFGGVTMPTARLFILALTAVALIGVTWFLQKSVWGLRIRAVTQNRPMSDCLGIPTEKVDALTFLVGSGLAGVAGVAVTLLGSVGPNLGGNYIVDCFMVVVLGGVGKLLGTVVAALGIGVLSYVIGSGSLLLVWPAMPAGLNEVVTFFATTSMAKVMVFALVVVFLQFRPAGLFPPKGRLVEA